Proteins encoded together in one Desulfosporosinus meridiei DSM 13257 window:
- a CDS encoding PadR family transcriptional regulator, with translation MNLEKFLPLTETTFYILMALTEPGHGYAIMNKVEEMSGGKVRTAAGTMYGAIENLIKQKLIKAVPSEDKRRKVYLITDEGRQILQLETERLKHLVLVAQNHGF, from the coding sequence ATGAACCTAGAAAAATTTTTACCACTAACAGAAACTACTTTTTATATCTTAATGGCTTTGACAGAACCAGGGCACGGCTATGCAATCATGAATAAAGTGGAAGAAATGAGTGGCGGAAAAGTAAGAACAGCAGCCGGTACCATGTATGGAGCAATTGAAAACTTAATCAAGCAGAAATTAATTAAGGCAGTTCCTTCGGAGGATAAACGAAGAAAAGTTTATCTGATTACAGATGAGGGAAGGCAGATTTTACAGCTGGAGACAGAAAGACTTAAGCATCTGGTTCTTGTAGCCCAGAATCATGGATTCTAA
- a CDS encoding TetR/AcrR family transcriptional regulator: MARLKDKEETILNAAFEVFRKNGFTNASMKDIAAEAGLGKGTLYEYFQNKEDLFIQVAKAETSQFFAEINRRISDKLSLREILNEIIKFTQETLEETEFFFKFMLFGKFFEMDCEVKQKLYEMILSSREESVNILRGNFEKGVADGILREFDWEFAANFIPEMIGAYCNFKAQIMGYCWTQQQKDIDREKMIDFILNGIAAKTNSGSDTCAV, translated from the coding sequence ATGGCAAGGTTGAAAGACAAAGAGGAAACCATTCTAAATGCAGCATTTGAAGTGTTTAGAAAGAACGGTTTTACAAATGCCAGCATGAAGGATATCGCAGCAGAGGCAGGACTGGGGAAAGGTACCTTATATGAATACTTTCAGAACAAGGAAGATTTGTTTATACAGGTAGCCAAGGCGGAGACTAGTCAGTTCTTTGCTGAAATTAACCGCAGGATCAGCGATAAACTTTCGCTGCGGGAAATATTAAATGAAATTATTAAGTTTACCCAGGAAACCTTGGAAGAGACGGAGTTTTTCTTCAAATTTATGTTGTTTGGTAAATTTTTTGAAATGGACTGCGAGGTGAAGCAAAAGTTATACGAAATGATTTTAAGTAGTAGAGAGGAATCGGTGAATATATTAAGGGGAAATTTTGAGAAGGGAGTAGCAGATGGAATTCTAAGAGAATTCGATTGGGAATTTGCAGCAAATTTTATTCCTGAAATGATCGGAGCCTATTGTAACTTTAAAGCCCAGATTATGGGCTATTGCTGGACCCAGCAGCAGAAAGATATTGATAGGGAAAAAATGATTGATTTTATCCTAAATGGAATAGCGGCTAAAACAAACTCAGGATCGGACACTTGTGCAGTCTAA
- a CDS encoding efflux RND transporter periplasmic adaptor subunit translates to MSKKRIILLVIIVVIFIGGVALFNRYGAQSIFAAKDNESVESDPSNKVAVEVISPKVAGENEGLYYKATLEADQEGIVSSKNSGKVISILFDDGKQVTQGEVLIILDDQDIVNQIKSAESQLEVSKASLQKTEASLENTQRSYDRTKTLAGQGVVAQAELENAETSLKMIKADVASSQAAIQATQTTIDNLKTTLADMTIRAPITGVMDGKNVSIGQFLSPGNVLGKVRDISLIDAVIEIDQAQIKSIKIGQKAKVKLNEDDSDSAEGVVKSITPSADPSSRSFKVKVQLNNETLSLRPGVFAKVRLMDENDGKVQNFVIPVGLITGKEGNYFVYINDNGIVKKRAVTVGNLVNNQAEINSGLQGNESIISTNLNMLQEGDEITVGSE, encoded by the coding sequence GTGAGTAAAAAAAGAATAATCTTGTTAGTAATTATCGTTGTTATTTTTATCGGTGGAGTTGCGCTGTTTAACCGATATGGAGCTCAATCAATCTTTGCAGCTAAGGATAATGAAAGTGTGGAATCTGATCCAAGCAACAAAGTGGCAGTGGAAGTAATCAGTCCAAAAGTGGCAGGTGAAAACGAAGGGTTATACTATAAAGCAACCCTGGAAGCCGATCAAGAAGGAATTGTAAGCTCAAAGAATAGCGGAAAGGTAATCAGTATTTTATTTGATGACGGAAAGCAGGTTACTCAAGGTGAGGTGCTTATAATCTTAGATGACCAGGATATTGTAAATCAGATTAAGTCTGCCGAAAGTCAGTTAGAGGTATCAAAAGCTTCTCTGCAAAAGACAGAGGCTAGTCTGGAAAATACTCAACGATCCTACGATCGGACTAAAACCTTAGCAGGACAAGGGGTTGTTGCCCAGGCTGAACTGGAAAACGCAGAAACTTCTCTGAAAATGATTAAGGCGGACGTTGCTTCAAGTCAAGCAGCTATTCAAGCAACCCAGACCACAATCGATAATCTCAAAACTACCTTGGCCGATATGACTATTCGAGCTCCAATAACTGGCGTCATGGACGGAAAAAATGTCAGTATAGGCCAGTTTCTTTCGCCGGGAAATGTTCTGGGAAAGGTTAGAGATATTTCATTGATCGATGCTGTTATCGAGATAGACCAAGCACAAATTAAGTCGATAAAAATTGGGCAAAAGGCTAAGGTTAAGCTAAATGAAGACGATTCGGATTCCGCTGAAGGTGTCGTGAAAAGCATTACTCCCTCTGCCGATCCATCCTCAAGATCCTTTAAGGTGAAGGTACAATTAAATAATGAAACCTTGTCCTTAAGGCCGGGGGTATTTGCTAAGGTAAGGCTGATGGATGAGAATGATGGAAAAGTCCAGAACTTTGTTATACCTGTGGGGTTAATAACCGGGAAAGAAGGCAATTATTTCGTTTACATAAATGATAACGGGATTGTGAAAAAAAGGGCAGTAACGGTTGGAAACTTGGTAAACAATCAGGCAGAGATTAATTCAGGCCTTCAAGGAAATGAATCCATAATCTCGACAAACCTCAACATGCTTCAAGAGGGTGATGAGATTACGGTGGGTTCAGAATAG